The window TCCCGTCCGCTGCGCCATATTCGGAATCTGGAACACTGAACGCCAGATTCCACAGAAAGCCCGCCTAGTGCGGGCTTTTTGCTGTCTGGCGTTTGGGTTTTCTTCACGGCCTATATCTATGTAGTGCCTGCCAGTCGCATCGTTTTCGGACAATGGACCTTGTTTTCCATGACCTCATCAGGTCATGGCGCCGATTCCATTGCCTGCCGAGAGCCCGACCGCATGCCCCCAACTCCCTCTGCAACCGCTACCGTTTCTGCCGACGACACGAATGCGCTGTCATTCATGGCAGACAAACCTGCATTTCTCTCGAGCGATGATGCCGCAGCGTGTCTGCACGGCCTGCTGAAACCGCCGCGAAGTACCGAGTTGCACTGGTTCATTCTGAAAAGCGCGGACGAGCGCTTCTATTGCGTTCAGCGGATCGAGGCTAAAGCCAGCGGGGTCGAGGAAAAACTCCCTGATCCAGCCAAGGATCCGCGTCGAGAGTGGGCAGTGACTGCCGGTGCGAATGGCCAGTTGATCATTCCCAGAGGTTTTTCCCTCGAAGCGAGTTTCCATGCGCACCCGGCCAAGGTTCAAGGCGCCGACGAAGCCACCACGGAATGGGTTCAGCGCAATCGCTTCTTCACCATTGCCGATTTGTCTGCGGTGATGAATCCGCATCGAAAATACTCGAAATGTTATCTGAGTGCCGGTAACGGCGGACTTCTCTCGTACACGTCGACCAATCTACCGTTTGAACAGGAACTGTCGCCGCGCCTTGCGCCGAACCCGGATGGCGATTCGCGACGTTTTCAGATCCTGTATGAAGAGGGTTCGATTCCCAGCAGCCTGTGGATCCTGTTGGCGGTGGCGGCTGGAAAGGTAACCGTTGTGGTTCCCGGGGATCTCTGGCGGCACCGTGGCCGGCTCAAAGCCAGTTGGCGGTCGGACATTCTGCAGGCACCACCGGCGCTTAAAACCATGCCGATCTTTGGTCCGATCTGTCGAAATGCAAAAGAAGCAGCCGTCTATCTGCGAAAACAATTACCCGCGTTGCCGTCGGCAAATCCCAGTGTCGGTTTTATTCTCAAACATAACGTCAGTGATTTTCTGATCGTCACCGAGCCGGTCTCCCGCCAATACGCGAGCTTTGACCGCAGTGCGCTGTTTCCCGGGAATCAACAGGGTCAGCCGCGCATCCCCCGAGCCTTTCGCGTGCTTGGTATTTATCACTCGATTCAACCATCGCCGACATCGGGCGGGACCGATCTTTCGCGCAATTTTTTCTCTACCGCCGACCTCAAAGTCAGTCTGGCACGGGTCAGTGAGGCGCCTCATCAACGCATTTTTGCAATCACCCCCGACGGCGCTGTCTTGCGTTTCGCCAAACCGATACTGCCCAAGGTTCGCGAGTTGATCGCCGAACTCACCCAAGACCTTGAGCAAAAAATCAACTCCGGCGACATCAGTGCGCAGATGTTGATCGACAAAGTCGCCAGCGCCGGAATTCTCAGCGTCCTGCTCCCCAGTGCTGCATGGCCCCAGGCTGGAAGAGTCATGGCGTCATCTGCCGCACAGCAAGAGCCGTGATCAACCGCCATTGCGCTGATGACGATAGTCGCTGACCGCCTCGTACACCGCTTTGCGCAGGCGATTGATCCCGCCAATCGGGCGGTGCGCTTCAATGCCGAACCAGGGGTTGAAAGACAGGTTGTCGCAATCGAGGTTCTGCTGCGGTGTATCGAAATCCTGAGGTGGCACGGTGATACGGGCCACGGTTTCGAACGGCGAATCCTGCTCGCGCCACTCGATGCTGGTGTCCTCGATCGGCATGTATTTGTTGGCATCCTGGCGCTGAATCTGCAGCAGGAAACAGGCCGGTACGCGATCCGTCGAGAGTTGCTGATACAGGGCGCTGCGCAGGAAGTTCGGCAGATCCTGGTTTTGTTGGGGCAGGGTGTAGGCCGGGCAATTGTCGGGATCCGGCGTTACTCGGAACTTGGCGTTCGACTCGCCGAACTTGTACGGCGAGACCGAGAAATACGTGGTCCGTGTCGGGCTGTCCGGCGCAGGCGACAAGGTCGCCAGGGCAATAAACAGATGCCGGACTTGCCAGGTGCGGGGATCCCAACCGGGGAAAAACGCCATGACCTTTTTGCCGTCAGCTTGCGCCGCCACATTCTGACGATACTCGGCGACATCACTGACAAAGAAGTTCGGATGACTGAACATCACGAAGTCTTGCTCATGCTGTTGCTGGCGGTTGTCGAGCAAGGGTTTGCCGGGTACGTCGAGCAGTTTGATCGCCATGCCCCGGGCATCGCGGATGCTGTCGAACTGCGGATAGGCGTTGCCGTTGGACAGGCGAATCAGCGCTTGCCAGGTTTTCCCCGGCTCGCTGAACACGCCCTGCTGCAACGACTGGGCAAGTTGCGGCAGAACCAGCACCTGCGCCTTCACGCAACCATGCGCCTTGGCGTGAGCGTCGCGCAGATAGCGGGTCGGCTCGCGGTGCTGATCAACAATGCGCACGGCGGTCTGGATCACCTCTTGAGTCATGGCCGACTCGCCCGGCGGAATCTGCTCCAGCGCGGAAACCGGGCCACGGTGCTGCCAGGCAAACCAGGCCCAGGCAACGGCCCAGCCGAGCAGTCCGATGGCGAGTAACAACAGCAGGGTTTTGCCCAGGAGGCGCCCCAGCCACAACCAGATCCGGGCCAGCGGCGGGAGGTCTTTCTTGAAGGTCGAGATCATGGCAATTGCGCCTCCAGTGGACCGCCAAGGACTTTCAGGTATTCCAGCAACGCCCAACGTTCTTCGGGCTGCAACCAGCGGCCGATGACGCCGTTGCCGCGTTCACCCGCACGGAATTCATGCCCGCTGTTGTGGTTGCCGGTGATCCGCGTGTCGAACAGGAAGCCGTTGGTAAAAGCCTCGGTGCGATAGCCCAGATGACGCGGATCGTATTCGAAGCTGCCTTTATAGAAGGTGGTGGCGCGCTCATCCTGCGGCGACAGCAACTGATAAAGGCTCGGCACCGAACCGTTGTGCAGAAACGGCGCAGTGGCCCAGACGCCGGCCAGTGGGCGAGCCTTGTAGGCGACTTTTTCGCGCACACCGATCGGCAGGCCGAAACCGTCGAGTCGCGGTTTCTCTTGCGCAGTGACGTTGGCTTCGCGGTAAGCGCGGTTTTCGACGAATGCGGTGACGTACGCCAGGCCTTTGGCCACGGATAACTGGCTCAGATCTAGCGGCTCCTCGGGTGACGGGTGCAGTTTCACGTCCATTTTTTCCAGCTCCTTCAAGTCCCATTGCAGGGCCGTGAGGTCGAAACGATGGCTGGCGATGTTGTTGGCAGCATTCGGATCGGTGCCGATCACCTCCACTGGCAACAGGTGCAAATGTTGCACCCAGCGTTCGCCTTCCTGAGTCTTGCGCGGAACGTGGCAGCCGGCGCAGTTTTCGGTAAACAGTGCGCGCCCCCTGGCCGCCAGCGCTTTATCGACGACGCCAAACACGTCTTCCGGCCACGCGGGTGGTTGCAGGCGCTGCAGGGTTTCTTCGATTTTGTGCAGATCACGCACACGGACGCTGGAGGCATAGCGTTCATCACCTTGCAGCGGTTGGCCATTGGCGTCGAAGAAGTTCAGGGTGGCGCCGACACCCAATGCCTCGCCGATGTTGCGCGCCATCGGCTGTTGCGCAGAACCGTTCCACTGCACCCAGTCGAACGTCCACATGTCCCACAACTGCGGGTAGTCCACCGGCGCGTTGGCGACGCGATAGTTGGCGGGAGAAATGGCATCGCCGAACGTCGCGTTGGCAATCCGCCCGAATGCATCGGTGCGTCCCGGGCCTTCTTCGGTGGGGTAGAGGCCACGGTGGGTGTCGTTCCAGGCGACTTTCAGAAAGGTGTTCAGCGAGCCTTTGAAGTCTTTGCGCAGTTGCTCGCGGCGTGCGTCGTAGTCATTGCCCAGCACCTTGCGCGCGAAGCGTTCGAATTTCCATGGGTTGTAGTAAGTCGAGGTCAGACTGGCGACCAAGGCTTGTCCGAAACTGCCGCCGCGCAGCGTAGGAACACTGGAAGGCAATACGTGTTGCGCCGAGCCGCCATCAATACGCACGGCTTGGCCGTTAAAGCGCAATTCGCCGGTATGGCAAGCGGCGCAAGTTATGTCCAGATATTGCTCGGTGCTTCCGGGATTCTGGTGCCGCGCAAAGCCGACAGGAAGATTGCCGGGGTTGTTTGGCGTGGCTTTCTGTTGTGGATCAATCAGAAAGCCAAAGCGTGCGAGGTATTCGGGAGAGGCGAAACGCTGTTGCGAAAAGGGCAACTCCAGCGCCTGGAACCACTCGTAACGCAATCCTTTGACCTGAGTGCCCTGTGGCGTGAAGTAGTAGGTCTGGCGTTCTGCCTGCGACCACTGATTCAGGTAATGCACCTGCTGCACGGGGGTGTAGAAGGGTAATTTCGGATTGGCGACGTAATACAACACCACCGCAAGGACGAGTCCAAGCAGCACGACGATCAGGGTCAGCACACGGAATAAGAGGCGCAAGATAAACATCCTTGTCGAATTGTTGCGCTGTTATGCCTGAGCTTGACCCGGTGCGGCAAGTGGCCATTACGCCAAGTCATAAGGATGGGTGATTCGCTCGCGCTCAGGATCAGATGACAGAAGCTTCATCATCCGTTTGCCCAAATGCGTTTTGGTCCCTGAACTTATCGCAGGTTTACTGCTCTCATGCCGGTAGCCATTGGTCGTGGCGGCCTGATAAGCTCGCGGCTTTACTCGATTGCCCTTTCGGCGCATGAACAAGGAAATAGCATGAAACAGCATCGGTTGGCGGCGGCGGTAGCCCTGGTTAGCCTGGTCCTCGCGGGTTGTGATTCGCAGACCAGCGTAGAGCTGAAAACCCCGGCGCAAAAAGCTTCCTACGGTATCGGCCTGAACATGGGCAAGAGCCTGGCTCAGGAAGGCATGGATGACCTGGACTCCAAAGCGGTAGCCCAGGGCATCGAAGATGCCGTCGGCAAGAAAGAACAGAAGCTGAAAGATGAAGAACTGGTCGAAGCTTTCGCCGCGCTGCAAAAGCGTGCCGAAGAGCGCATGGCCAAGATGAGCGAAGAGTCGGCAGCTGCCGGCAAGAAGTTCCTCGAAGAAAACGGCAAGAAGGCTGGCGTGACTACCACCGCCTCGGGCTTGCAGTACGAAGTGGTCAAGAAAGCTGACGGCCCACAGCCTAAGCCTACCGACGTAGTGACCGTTCACTACACCGGCAAGCTGACCAACGGCACCGTTTTCGACAGCTCCGTCGAGCGCGGCAGCCCGATCGATCTGCCGGTGAGCGGCGTGATCCCGGGTTGGGTTGAAGGTCTGCAACTGATGCACGTTGGCGAGAAGTACAAACTGTACATCCCTAGCGATCTGGCTTACGGCGCACAATCGCCAAGCCCGGCAATCCCGGCCAACTCGGTTCTGGTTTTCGATCTGGAACTGCTGGCCATCAAGGATCCAGCCAAAGAAGACGCTGCTGCCGCCAAGTAATCGGCCAGGGCTTCAACAACAACGCCTCGCTTATGCGGGGCGTTGTTGCATCTGGACCTTGGCAAGGGTAAACAGAGCGAACCGATGCCGGTCAGAAGAGTCATAGCCTTTGAGGTTGCTGCGCTAGACGCCCTGAGCCGCCAAGTCAATGAAATATTGGGGTTTTTTATGTGAGTAAAAAACGCCCGATCTGAGCGCAGCCCTTATGAAACGGGGCTCTCAGCGCTGAAATGCAGCTCTGTTCACAAGGTTATCCACAATTTGTGTGGATAACATTTCAACGGGAGGAAAAGATGAAAGCTCCGTGGAATTTCGCTCGATTCCTGCCCTTGGCTGGCCGGTTGCTCGCTCGCGGTCGCCTGCCGACGTTGCTGTTTGCGGTAGCCAGCAAAGGCGCTGCGCAGGGCAATCGTCTCGGAAAACTGAAGGATGATCTGCGTTTGCTCCAGGCGCTATGCCTGGCCTACTGGCGCGGCGAGTATCGCGCTATCAGTCCCAAAGCGTTGATCTCGGTGGTCGCGGGGCTGATGTATTTCCTCAGTCCGGTCGATGCAATCCCGGATTTCATCCCGGTATTCGGCATGCTTGATGACATAGCCGTCCTCGCCTGGCTGATGAAAACCCTCGACGATGAACTCAGCGCCTTCAGACTTTGGCGCAATCGCCAGCAACCGGAAAAACTGGCGGTCGTCGAGCGACTGCCTGATACCCCCGCGCAACTGCAACTTCAGGGCCCGAAAAAGCCCTGATCCACCCAACCCGCCAACAGATAGATACCCCCCGCGACCTTGGCCGCTGTTAGGATTACACTTCTAGGGAAAAGTGCCGACTCGCTAAGTGTTGTTGTCCTACGGGGTAGTCATGGATATTCAGATAATTGCACGCGATGGCGAACCCGAATACGCGGTTCTGCCATGGGCTCAGTATCAGGCTCTACTGAAAGCAGCAGGCATCAACGAAACACCGTCGCGGCAGGCTCCAGAGCCAGTCGCGGCATCACCGGACCCGATTCTTCCAGGTCTGGATCAACTACGCAGTTTGCGCGAAGGGAAGGGCATCGCCATCGAGGCGCTGGCCCGCACGGTAGGCATCAGCCCGTCTTACCTGGCCATGATTGAAAGTGGTGAGCGTCTGCCTGACGCCGCGATTCGCCGCAGCCTGGCCTGGGAACTGACGGTGCCAGGGTGGAGGGAAGAATCGTGAGCGTACGCATCAGTCGACAACATTGGGACGGATTGCTGGGGGAGCTGGATCAGGCACGCAGGCAGCGCCATCTGCTGACTTATCGGGCGCTGCTCGAACGTTTGCAATTGCCGACGCCGGCGATGCAGACCCTGACCGCCGCGCTTGAGCATCTGGCGGCACTCGACGCCAAGGCCGAACAGCCGTTGCGCAGCTCGTTGGTAATCAGTCAGGGCGCGAGTCGTCTGCCGCGCACCGGTTTTTTCGAGTGCGTTGAGCGTCTGGGACGTTTTTCCGGGCCGTCCGATGGTGTTGCAGCGGCTTCCTGGCATGCTTCGGAAGTGGTCAGAGTCTTCGAATACGAGTACCCGGAATCGGCGGAGGCCTGAGTGTTTTTACGACTCAAGGCGCAGGCCAGCTACTGGTTGGCGCGCCGGCTGTTTCACTGGTCGTGGTTTGTCCGTCAGCCGCGCGGCTGGCGTTGGCTGGAGGGCCAGTTCGCACGCATGGCCAACCTCGGCGATGTCGGCGCGCAAAGCTTCTACGGACACATCCTGACCTTTCGCGGTGTCGGGCTGGGGGCGCGAGAAGAAGGCGTGCGCCTGTTGCGGTTGGCGGCCCTGGCCGGTGATGGCAAAGCGGCCTATCAGGTCGGTGTGATCAGCCTGGCAGGCACGCCAAGCAAAGCGCCGGATCCTGTCGAAGCCGCACGCTGGTGGAATATGGCGGCCAAGGCCGGGCATCCGTTGGCCGAGCTTAAATTGAAAGAACTGGGGACTGGAGGTTCAACGCAGTAACTTCAAATATGTCTGCCCAATAAACGTGGCGTGAGGGAAACCTCACGCCACGTTTGCGTTTATGCCGGTCTGTTTATTTTTTTTGATGTTTTACAGACTAGTCCTACATCCATTGCCTACTTGCCTGACTTCTTTCCTGATTGATCCCCCGCACAGTTCCCGCGCCTAATTTTTGCGCGAGGGAACGTTCATGCTCGACCCGGTCATTCAGTCCACTCCGTACGCCAGCGTACGTTGATGGAAGCCATCACCCGTATCGAGCAAGAGCTCGACAGCTTCCCCGACACCCTCAGCCTCTACCGCGAACAGCTCAAACATTGGGCCAGCCGTACAGCCGATACCGTCAGCCACGCCGCCGATCTGCCGTCGCTGATGGGCATGGAGCGGTTGATCCGCTTCGGTGAAAACACTAGCGCCGTCAGCAGTAGCGACGACCAGTTTTTCTCCCGCGTCGTCCAGTGCCCGAAGGGCGGATTGATGCTGATCGAGAGCAAGTTCGAATCGGTCTATGACATCCCGCTGGGCAACATCGTGGTTGATGTCGTGGCGGTAGATGGTGGCAAAACAGTACCCGTGACCCTTGATGCCCAAGGCCAGGGCGAATTTCGCGGCGAAGAGGGCAAGTTCTATCGGGTGCATGTGCACAGCGCTGTCACCCCGAAACAAGTTGAAGATCTTTTCGAATCCTACGATGGCCTGACCGTTGAGCTGGATGATTGGTTGCGCAGCGAGTGGCAGGGATTCAAGCCGCAGTGGTCGCAGTCGGTGGCGACGGCGGCGGGCAACGGCATGCTCGCCGGCAGTTGGGCGGCGATCGAAGGGGTGTGGGACAGCATTGGGATGCTGTCGGACATTCTCAAGGATCCGGGCGCGTTTGCAGAGCGCCTGGGCAGTGGCGCGGCGGATCTGATCGATCTGGTTGCGAACGCTCCCGAGCTCACGGAAAAGCTGCAGTTGCTGGTCAGTGACGAGGCCGCGCTGTGTTTGCTGTTACGTACGGCCAGCCTTTGGCTGGAGATGCTGCCGCCCAGTGAGGTCTTCGGCAAAACCGCTGAAGTGGTGTCGCTGGTCATCGTGCAATTGTTGATTGATGTGCTGATTGCCGTTGTTCTGACGTTTGCCAGTGGCGGCGCGGGCATCGCTTATCTGACGCTGCGTATGGCGGATCGCGCGGTTCAACTGCTGTCGGCGGTGATGCGGTTGGTGAAGGCGTTGTTCGGCATCGTCAGTGGCTTCATCAAGTACGTTGATAAATACAAGACCGTTGCCGCGCGCGGGATCGCGGCCAGTGTGAAAAAAGGCCGGATGCAATTGCGCTGGAATGCCAAGCGCAACGCTTTGCTGAAGAAAAACGAACACCACGACGACGCTCCGGATCAGGCGAAAAACCCCAACGGTGACAGCGCCGATTGTGTGCCCGGTACTTGCACCAACGGCTGCCCGGTGTCGATGGTCACTGGCGAGGAACTGCTGACCCTCACCGATGGCGTGTTGGATGGTTTGCTGCCGTTTGAGTTCACCCGTTTGTATCGCACCAGCGCGGCCGAGATCGATGTCGGGCTAGGGTTTGGCTGGAGTCACTCGCTGGCGCATCGGCTGGAGTTCGATGGCGATTTTGTGGTCTGGGTTGACCATGAGAACCGGCGTACGCGGTTTCCGTTGCCTAGCGTTGCGCGGCCGGCGATTCACAACAGTTTGTCGCGGGCGGCGATTTTCCTCGGGGATGAGCCGGAGGAGTTGATCCTCGCGCTGGCGGGGGACGCGGCGCGGTTTTATCACTTTCGGGCTGGAAGGCTGGCGGCGGTCAGTGATGGGTATGGCAACCGTCTGCGTATTAGTCGGGATCGTCAGGATCGTGTTCAGCGGCTGGATAACGGGGCTGGGCGGGCGTTGTTGTTGCGCTACGATCGGGCTCATCTGGTTGCGGTGGATTACCAGCGCTTTGATCCGACGCAGAATCTTGCTGAGCCTTGGCACACCGAGCAGACCCTCGTCAGTTACGCCTATGACGCCTATCAGCACCTGATCGAAGCGCGTAACGCCGTCGGCGACAGCGAGCGTTACGACTACGACGATCAGCACGTCATTCTGCAGCGCCAGTTGACCGGTGGCGCGAGCTTCTTCTGGGAGTGGGAGCGCGCTGGCAATGCTGCCCGCTGCGTGCGGCACTGGGCCTCGTTCTCGCAGATGGACACCCGTTACGTCTGGGACGACGACGGCAGCGTGGCGGTGCATTACGTCGATGGCACCGAAGAAACCTACGTCCACGACGACCGTGCACGCCTGGTGCGCAAGGTCGAAGCCGACGGCGGCGAGCATCTCAAGGCTTACGACGACGCGGGACGTTTGATCGCCGAGCAGGATCCTTTAGGCGCCGTTACCGAATACCGCTACGACGACGTCGGACGGCTGGTCGCGCTGCTTCCGCCGGACGATGAGCCGACGTCCTACGAGTACCGCAACGGTTTCCTGCACAGCCGCTGCCGTGGCGAGGCGGTGTGGACCTACCGGCGCAATGCCCAGGGCGATGTCACCGAAGCGGTTGATCCCGACGGGCAGGTCAGCCATTACCACTACGACGCTCGCGGGCAGTTGCTGTCGATCCGTTATCCGGACACCAGTCGGCATGTTTTCGTCTGGAACACGCTCGGTCAACTGACGGAAGAAACCCTACCCGATGGCGGCGTGCGGCGTTTTTCCTACGACGCTCTGGGGCGGCGGACGACCACTGTTGATGAACACGGCGCGATCACGCGGCAGCACTGGGACGCGGTTGGCCGACTGATCCAGACGACTTCTCCTACAGGTTCCACCCGTGCCTACAGCTACGGCGCTTATGGCCAGGTCACCGCCGAACGCGACGAACTCGGGCGCATCACCCGCTACGAGTATGACGATGACCTCCACTTGGTCTCGCGCAAGATCAACCCCGACGGCACGCGGGTGCAGTATCGCTACGACCATGCGCAGCTGCTGCTCACCGAAATCGAGAACGAGTCCGGCGAAAAGTACCAACTGGACTACACACCAACCGGACTGATCCGACAGGAAAGCGGCTTCGACGGCCGACGCACGGCCTACGCCTACGACCTCAATGGCCATCTGCTGGAAAAGACCGAGTTCGGCGATGACGGCTCTGTTTTGCTCACCGCTTACGAGCGCGATGCCGCCGGGCGCCTGCTGATCAAGACCTTGCCGGATGGGATCAAGGTCGAATACCGCTACGACCGCCTCGGCCGACTGACCGGCGTCGACGATGGCCAAAAGCACCCGCTGGCCTTCGAATACGACCTGCAGGATCGGCTGATCACCGAGCATCAGGGCTGGGGCACCTTGCGTTATACCTACGACGCCTGCGGCCAGCTCAAACGCCAGCGTCTGCCGGACAACAGCAAGCTCGACTACCACTACGCCAAGGGCGGCGCGCTCACCGCAATCCACCTCAACGGCGCGCCCCTGACTTCGCATCGCTATGAGTCCGGTCGTGAACAACAGCGCAAACAAGGCCTGCTGCTCAGCAAATATGCCTACGACGATCAGGGCCGCTTGCTCGCCCACGCCGTAGGCCATGAGCACGCTTCGCTGTACCGCCGCGATTATGCCTACAGCGCCAACGGCAATCTGCAGCACATAACCGACACCCGCCACGGCCAGCGCACCTACGGCTATGACGCCCTCGACCGGCTGATCCGCGTACGCCACTCGCGCGACGAACTGCCGGAATCCTTCGCCCACGATCCCGCCGGCAATCTGCTGATGCAGGACCGTCCCGGCCCGACACAGATCAAGGGCAACCGCCTGCTGCTGCAGGGCGACCGCCACTACGACTACGACGCCTTCGGCAACCTGATCCGCGAACGGCGTGGCACCGCGCAAAAACTCGTCACCGAATACCGCTATGACAGCCAGCACCGCCTCATCGGCCTGACCCGTCCCGACGGCAAAACCGCGTCCTACCAGTACGACGCCTTCAACCGGCGCATCCGCAAAACCGTCGACGGCACCACCACCGAGTTTTTCTGGCAAGGCGACCACCTCGTCGCCGAAAGCAGCAAAACCCACCACCGCAGCTACGTCTACGAACCCGGCACCTTCCGCCCGCTGGCGCTGCTCGACGGCAAAGGCCCGAAGAAGGCCTGCCCGTTCTACTACCAACTCGACCATCTCGGCACCCCGCAGGAACTCACCGACTACAGCGGCGAAATCGTCTGGTCGGCGCAATACGACGCCTACGGCAAAGTCGCCGCGATCACCCTGGCCGGCGAGGATTACCTGGACCAGCCACTGCGCTTTCAGGGGCAGTATTTCGATGGGGAAAGCGGGCTGCACTACAACCGCCATCGGTATTACGACCCGAGGTTGGGACGGTATCTGACGCCGGATCCGATCAAGTTGGCCGGTGGGTTGAATCAGTACCAGTACGTGCCGAACCCGACGGGGTGGGTGGATCCGTTGGGGTTAGCTTGCACTCCTTGTCCTGGATCGGGTGTTGCTGATGGCCCCTACAGTGAAATCGTTCCAGGAGGAGGGTTAGAGGCCCATGAGTCTCGAGGAGGGCATGCTATTGCGAGACATGTCGATAGGTCGGAGGCTCAACTAAGAGCTAGACTATTAGCTGAACCGAACATACCTATTGCGTCAACATTTCTTAATAGAGCTGAAGCTGAGGCTGCACTCTCAAATGTTATGAGGATCAACAAAGTAAAAATTGATGACTTTCTAGCAGGTAACGCAAATAAACTCGTGATTAATGAGCGGGTGTCTGCTCCTGCTGGTGTGGGTGTTGTGAGGCAGAGCGGAAATTTGGAACAACTGTCTAGTATTAGATTAGTGCTACGGCGAGATTCAACTTCACCACTTGGTTACTTTATCTTGACGGGGTTTGTAAATGACAACTGAAGATTTTCCTAGCCTATTCCAGTTTCTCGGGGCCTATTTTCACGAAGACTGGATGTGTGAGTTTGACTTGGCAGATGACGTTGTTAGATCTTTCCTCGCGGACTCAGAAGGTTTTGTAGTAAGTGAAGTGATAAAGGAAATCGATACCTTGTTGGCCGTGGAGATGACAGAACACGAAACTCGAGATTTTTTGCTGAAAGAAATTGGATGTTGTTACTGCTATTGGCATGACTGGCAAAATGGATATGCTTGGTTGAAGCATATTTCTGCAGTTCTTCAAGAGGATTCACAAACTTATGTTTAAATTTTTCTTGGATAGCTTTTATTATTTTTGATCAATAAGAATATTGATTCATGAGCCGTCCTCTTCGCGGGCAAGCCCGCTCCCACATGGATTTATGCTGTTTGGAGGATCAGCGTTGGCCAATTAGTTGTGAGGTATGGAGATCGGGGGCGGTGAGGCTGTCGAGTAGGTGCACGCTATACCCCGGAACATTCTTCGCATGATGCTTCGCCTGCGAGGCCATCTCCGCGAGTTGGCTCGCATCAAGTTGTGCGCAGGCTTCGGGATGCAGGTGGACGACGCCGATAGACAGTGACAGAAGCGGAAATTCCTGCCGCACCCCTTGGCGATTCGGCGCAATGAAGCAACCTGCTTCAAGATGTTCGGGGCGGTAAAAGCGGCGGCATTGGCTTTGGAAGTCATCAAGCAACTGGTTGAGGCGTTTGCGCCAGTCCTCGGGGCCGAGAACGAGTAGGAAGTCATCGCCGCCGATGTGGCCGACGAAGTCGCGCGACGGGTCGACGCGTTCGTTGAGGCATTGCGCCAGGCACAGCAGGACTTCGTCGCCGCGGCCGTAGCCGTAGATGTCGTTGAAGGGTTTGAAGCTGTCGATGTCGACGTAGCAGATGATCGATTCGCGGCCCTGTTGCAGCAGGCGGGTCAGGCATTGCTGAATGGGGACGTTGCCCGGTAGCAGGGTCAGTGGGTTGGCGTAGCGGGCTTGCTGGATTTTCAGTTCGGTGATCAGTTTGAGTACGTCGATCACGCGCCCGAGGCCGAGGTAGCCGCCGTTGAGGGTGATGATGAAGTCTTCTTCAATGCGTTGGCGGGCGCGGCTGGTGATCAGGCGGCTGACCTGCTGTAGCGACTGGCTCATCTCCACGGCGAGGAAGTCGTCGTTCATCAAGCGGCTGATGGGTTTGCGGGCGAACAGGTCGGTGGCGAAGGGTTTGAGCAGGGCATCCGATAGGGAGTGGCGGTGAACGATGCCGCATGGCTGGCCTTGTTCGTCGAGGACGGCCAGTGAGTTGAGGTTGGCCTGGCGGCGGAAGGCTTCCAGCACAGTG of the Pseudomonas sp. Seg1 genome contains:
- a CDS encoding RHS repeat-associated core domain-containing protein yields the protein MEAITRIEQELDSFPDTLSLYREQLKHWASRTADTVSHAADLPSLMGMERLIRFGENTSAVSSSDDQFFSRVVQCPKGGLMLIESKFESVYDIPLGNIVVDVVAVDGGKTVPVTLDAQGQGEFRGEEGKFYRVHVHSAVTPKQVEDLFESYDGLTVELDDWLRSEWQGFKPQWSQSVATAAGNGMLAGSWAAIEGVWDSIGMLSDILKDPGAFAERLGSGAADLIDLVANAPELTEKLQLLVSDEAALCLLLRTASLWLEMLPPSEVFGKTAEVVSLVIVQLLIDVLIAVVLTFASGGAGIAYLTLRMADRAVQLLSAVMRLVKALFGIVSGFIKYVDKYKTVAARGIAASVKKGRMQLRWNAKRNALLKKNEHHDDAPDQAKNPNGDSADCVPGTCTNGCPVSMVTGEELLTLTDGVLDGLLPFEFTRLYRTSAAEIDVGLGFGWSHSLAHRLEFDGDFVVWVDHENRRTRFPLPSVARPAIHNSLSRAAIFLGDEPEELILALAGDAARFYHFRAGRLAAVSDGYGNRLRISRDRQDRVQRLDNGAGRALLLRYDRAHLVAVDYQRFDPTQNLAEPWHTEQTLVSYAYDAYQHLIEARNAVGDSERYDYDDQHVILQRQLTGGASFFWEWERAGNAARCVRHWASFSQMDTRYVWDDDGSVAVHYVDGTEETYVHDDRARLVRKVEADGGEHLKAYDDAGRLIAEQDPLGAVTEYRYDDVGRLVALLPPDDEPTSYEYRNGFLHSRCRGEAVWTYRRNAQGDVTEAVDPDGQVSHYHYDARGQLLSIRYPDTSRHVFVWNTLGQLTEETLPDGGVRRFSYDALGRRTTTVDEHGAITRQHWDAVGRLIQTTSPTGSTRAYSYGAYGQVTAERDELGRITRYEYDDDLHLVSRKINPDGTRVQYRYDHAQLLLTEIENESGEKYQLDYTPTGLIRQESGFDGRRTAYAYDLNGHLLEKTEFGDDGSVLLTAYERDAAGRLLIKTLPDGIKVEYRYDRLGRLTGVDDGQKHPLAFEYDLQDRLITEHQGWGTLRYTYDACGQLKRQRLPDNSKLDYHYAKGGALTAIHLNGAPLTSHRYESGREQQRKQGLLLSKYAYDDQGRLLAHAVGHEHASLYRRDYAYSANGNLQHITDTRHGQRTYGYDALDRLIRVRHSRDELPESFAHDPAGNLLMQDRPGPTQIKGNRLLLQGDRHYDYDAFGNLIRERRGTAQKLVTEYRYDSQHRLIGLTRPDGKTASYQYDAFNRRIRKTVDGTTTEFFWQGDHLVAESSKTHHRSYVYEPGTFRPLALLDGKGPKKACPFYYQLDHLGTPQELTDYSGEIVWSAQYDAYGKVAAITLAGEDYLDQPLRFQGQYFDGESGLHYNRHRYYDPRLGRYLTPDPIKLAGGLNQYQYVPNPTGWVDPLGLACTPCPGSGVADGPYSEIVPGGGLEAHESRGGHAIARHVDRSEAQLRARLLAEPNIPIASTFLNRAEAEAALSNVMRINKVKIDDFLAGNANKLVINERVSAPAGVGVVRQSGNLEQLSSIRLVLRRDSTSPLGYFILTGFVNDN
- a CDS encoding contact-dependent growth inhibition system immunity protein, whose protein sequence is MTTEDFPSLFQFLGAYFHEDWMCEFDLADDVVRSFLADSEGFVVSEVIKEIDTLLAVEMTEHETRDFLLKEIGCCYCYWHDWQNGYAWLKHISAVLQEDSQTYV